Proteins from a genomic interval of Scophthalmus maximus strain ysfricsl-2021 chromosome 22, ASM2237912v1, whole genome shotgun sequence:
- the si:ch73-345f18.3 gene encoding uncharacterized protein si:ch73-345f18.3 translates to MPRLLCCCCVSGENSGDERQPLLQPRTLDLNEAGSARRIPPASSAQTVRRAGRLVMRRVGLPELDQRFSDVAETFNEQQQHYEAMVRHISSLRQSCDCAHGDAFAECVGKIREEHQATYRVSLKMNGYDFSLSVIPAVLNGKHLEEPLPPRLKLAQDEVRGISESARATISRGTTLQELFAWLLRCRDPMAEQVKQAAPSYQEQGRLNENLEENMREVRRAKESSVGYRQRAGEVLTEAAQIAGAHL, encoded by the exons ATGCCTCGTCTTCTCTGCTGTTGCTGCGTCTCTGGCGAAAACTCCGGGGACGAG AGGCAGCCTCTCCTGCAGCCCAGAACATTGGACTTGAATGAAGCTGGATCGGCCAGGCGGATCCCACCAGCAAGCAGTG CACAGACAGTGAGGCGGGCTGGCAGGCTGGTGATGAGGCGAGTGGGACTGCCAGAGTTGGACCAGAGATTTTCTGATGTGGCCGAAACATTCAacgaacagcagcagcattatgAGGCCATGGTCCGACACATCAGCAGCCTGCGACAGAGCTGCGACTGTGCCCACGGTGATGCCTTTGCTGAATGTGTGGGGAAGATCAGAGAGGAGCACC AAGCCACATACAGGGTATCCCTTAAGATGAATGGCTATGACTTCTCCCTCAGTGTGATCCCTGCGGTGTTGAATGGTAAACATCTGGAGGAGCCGCTGCCTCCACGTCTGAAGTTGGCTCAGGATGAAGTGAGGGGCATCTCTGAGAGTGCCAGAGCCACCATCTCAAGGGGTACCACACTTCAAGAGTTGTTTGCCTGGCTGCTCCGCTGCAGGGATCCAATGGCCGAGCAAGTGAAGCAGGCTGCACCATCTTACCAGGAGCAAGGAAGACTGAATGAGAATctggaggagaacatgagggAAGTGAGGAGGGCGAAGGAGTCGTCGGTGGGATACAGACAGCGAGCCGGAGAAGTCCTCACTGAGGCTGCACAGATTGCAGGGGCTCATTTGTAG